A part of Miscanthus floridulus cultivar M001 chromosome 6, ASM1932011v1, whole genome shotgun sequence genomic DNA contains:
- the LOC136459301 gene encoding uncharacterized protein: MEFSSKKKTALLVLCFMLSCLLLPRASSAAPLSRSLSLRNRQQPTNNPALEVPAQQDEDAVEGGNQGEVAARMDIEVNDYPGSGANNRHEPRSPGRP, encoded by the exons atggAGTTCAGCTCTAAGAAGAAGACGGCTTTGCTTGTCCTCTGCTTCATGCTCTCctgccttcttcttccccgggcATCCTCTGCTGCGCCTCTGTCCA GAAGCCTGTCGCTGAGGAACCGCCAGCAGCCCACGAACAACCCTGCTCTGGAGGTGCCTGCCCAGCAG GATGAGGACGCAGTGGAAGGTGGAAACCAGGGCGAGGTGGCGGCGAGGATGGACATCGAGGTGAACGACTACCCTGGATCCGGTGCCAACAACCGCCATGAGCCTAGGAGCCCTGGGAGACCATGA